A stretch of Sulfurimonas xiamenensis DNA encodes these proteins:
- a CDS encoding bifunctional GNAT family N-acetyltransferase/carbon-nitrogen hydrolase family protein, protein MNLKNIEKIELNYLEMDDYEAVVDLMKDEYRHLKDSTWSREELAILINKFPKGQVSIKIDGEFAGFALSLIVDYDKFEDNHTYKQITGNYTFDTFNPLGNILYGVDVFVSKKYRGLRLGRRLYDYRKELCEELNLKGIIFGGRLPNYSKYANKITPREYIQKVKEKEIDDPVLNFQLSNDFSVRRVIKNYLEGDKESCEYAALLGWNNIYYTQPKKNPLTQKTVIRLGLIQWQVRPYNNIEEVLEQAEYFINAVSNYRSDFALFPEFFNAPLMSKHNHLNEAEAIRELAGYTKRFRDEFSKLAISYNINIITGSMPELVDGHLYNVGFLCRRDGTTEKYSKIHVTPDEERIWGLKGSDEIKTFNTDCGKIGVLICYDTEFPELGRLLAKEGMEILFVPFLTDTQNGYSRVRVCSQARAIENECYVAIAGCVGNLPNVSNMDIQYAQSAVFTPCDFAFPSNGIKAESTPNTEMILVADVDLDLLKELHTFGGVTNLKDRREDLYEVKLKK, encoded by the coding sequence ATGAATTTAAAAAATATAGAAAAAATTGAGTTAAATTATTTAGAAATGGATGATTATGAAGCAGTGGTAGATCTAATGAAAGATGAATATAGACATCTAAAAGATTCCACATGGAGCAGAGAAGAACTTGCTATTTTGATCAACAAATTTCCAAAAGGGCAGGTAAGCATAAAAATAGACGGTGAATTTGCAGGTTTTGCGCTAAGTTTGATTGTTGATTATGATAAATTTGAAGATAATCACACATACAAGCAGATAACAGGAAACTATACATTTGACACCTTCAATCCTCTTGGTAATATTCTTTACGGCGTTGATGTTTTTGTAAGTAAAAAATATCGAGGCTTAAGGCTTGGAAGAAGGCTTTATGACTATAGAAAAGAGCTATGCGAAGAGCTGAATTTAAAAGGAATAATCTTTGGAGGCAGGTTGCCGAATTACTCCAAATATGCAAATAAAATCACTCCAAGAGAGTATATTCAAAAGGTAAAAGAGAAAGAGATTGATGATCCGGTATTAAATTTTCAACTCTCAAATGATTTTAGTGTAAGGCGCGTAATTAAAAACTATCTTGAGGGAGATAAAGAGAGTTGTGAATATGCAGCACTTTTGGGCTGGAATAATATTTACTATACACAACCTAAGAAAAATCCGCTTACGCAAAAAACTGTAATAAGGCTCGGTCTAATTCAGTGGCAAGTAAGACCGTACAATAACATCGAAGAGGTGCTTGAACAAGCAGAATATTTTATAAACGCTGTATCAAATTATAGAAGTGATTTTGCGCTCTTTCCGGAATTTTTTAATGCACCGTTAATGTCAAAACATAACCATCTAAACGAAGCAGAGGCGATAAGAGAGCTCGCAGGCTACACGAAGAGATTTCGTGATGAGTTTTCAAAGCTGGCTATCTCATACAATATAAATATTATCACAGGAAGCATGCCTGAACTCGTTGATGGGCATCTTTACAATGTAGGTTTTTTATGCAGACGCGACGGTACTACCGAGAAATACTCAAAGATACATGTAACACCGGATGAAGAGCGCATCTGGGGTTTAAAAGGTTCTGATGAGATTAAAACATTCAATACGGACTGCGGTAAGATAGGTGTGTTGATTTGCTATGATACCGAATTTCCTGAGCTTGGAAGATTGCTGGCAAAAGAGGGGATGGAGATATTATTTGTTCCGTTTTTAACGGATACGCAAAATGGCTACTCAAGGGTAAGAGTCTGCTCTCAGGCGCGTGCGATAGAGAATGAGTGTTATGTTGCCATTGCCGGATGTGTAGGAAACCTGCCAAATGTCAGTAATATGGATATACAGTATGCACAATCAGCAGTATTTACGCCTTGTGACTTTGCATTTCCTTCAAACGGTATAAAAGCGGAATCTACACCAAACACGGAGATGATACTTGTTGCGGATGTTGATTTGGATCTCTTAAAAGAGCTGCATACATTTGGAGGTGTTACAAACTTAAAAGACAGAAGAGAAGATCTTTACGAAGTGAAATTAAAAAAGTAA